The DNA segment TACTTCAGGCCTTCTTCATCTAATGCATAAGGCGAAGCGAGATTGCAATAGTAAGAAACACCATTATCTCTTATCATTGCAATAATATTGAACCAATAGTGCTTATGAAAATAAACAATCGCTGGTTCTCGCGTTAGCCATCTTCGGCCATCCGATTCCGTTACAAGAGTATGATCATTCACTCCTATTAACGACTGATCACTTGTCTTAAGTACCATTGTATCTCTCCAAGTGCGATGCAAACTGCCATCATGTTTATAGCTTTGGATTGTGATGTATTCTCCTTCTTTTGGAATATGCATCCCTAACCCAACTTTCTTTTTCTCACATAAAGATCGTAAGAACTTAGTAAATAATAAACCAGAGAGTGAATGAACACTCGACTCGTACTTATTATATCACAACTCTTAATCTTTATAGTACAAAACCAAATAATTAATGAAAAAAAAATGAGAACCGACACTCAAAAAAAAAGACCTCTTTTTTCATTTGTTACTGAAAAAAGGGTCTTTAATCTAGTTTTGTCAGACTTGATTTTTAAATTTTGTTAAATAGCTTTGCCACATTTTCGTTTGAGGGCCTGGAAATACATATTGATCAAAGTCAGAAGGCTTTACCCAATAACAGTTTTCAGGAATATCGATAGGTTCCTCTATTAGTAATTGACCATAATAAACAGCGATAAACCATTTCAAATGACTAAAAATATGCTGAACTTCAACAAAGGGTGCTTCCATTAAAGTCGGCCTAATTTGGTATTTATTTTCCAGTTCAGTCATAACCTTTTCCATCACTTGTTCTGTTCGCTCTTCATCGTCTACTTGAGTCAATGTTCCGTGTGCAATTCCTGTTTCCTGAACCACTAATTCTTCTTCAATTAGTGGAAAAGTCCACATATTAGCCAACAAGCCATTTCCAGGACGCTTTTCTAGTAAAAATGCACCACTTGAATTTTTAATAATCGCCCCTATATAATAAACCGGCTTTGCTTTTTTCTTTTTACTTTTTACGGGGTATTTCTCCCACGTGCCATTTTGATACGATTGATTAAATTCTTTAATGGGGCTTAATTCTGGATGGTAATTTTTAGGCGTACAGATACTTGAACCCAAATCCATAAATGCTTGATTAAAATCTCCTGGTTTATACGGATCAATCAGTTCTCGTATGATGGCCTCAAAAATTTTACGATTGCCCGGCTTAGCAATATCCGCATCAATTTCAAATAACCGACTCAACACGCGCATCACATTTCCATCTACAGCTGGTTCAGGAAGTCCAAAGGCCATACTCGAAATCGCGCCAGTTGTATAAGGTCCTATTCCCTTTAATTTACCAATTTCTTTAGGATCAGTAGGCATTTCCCCATCATAATCGTTCATGATTTGCTGAGCTGCAGTTTGCATATTGCGAACTCGTGAGTAATATCCCAACCCTTCCCAAGCCTTTAACAATACGTCTTCATGTGCATGTGCTAATGCTTCTATCGTTGGGAAAGTATTCATGAAATTTAAATAATAAGGAATAACAGTATCTACTCTTGTTTGTTGCAACATGATTTCAGATACCCAAATACGATACGGATCGTTGTTTTTTCGCCATGGTAAATCTCGTTTTTCTAAATCATACCAACTTAAGAGGGTTTCTCTAAATCGATTGATTTTTTCTTGGGGCCACATAGGAATACCATAAATTTCATTTTTGTTTGTTGCATCTAAATTTGATTCACTTAATGTCATTCTTCCTCTTCTTCCATTTCTTTTTCATTGATATATTGTGTAATTAAGTCGCCAGCAAATCCTTTTTGAAACAATCCACTTTTAACTTTTTGAATTTTTTTAGCTCCTGTTAACTTAGTTTGCTTG comes from the Carnobacterium sp. 17-4 genome and includes:
- the mutY gene encoding A/G-specific adenine glycosylase; its protein translation is MTLSESNLDATNKNEIYGIPMWPQEKINRFRETLLSWYDLEKRDLPWRKNNDPYRIWVSEIMLQQTRVDTVIPYYLNFMNTFPTIEALAHAHEDVLLKAWEGLGYYSRVRNMQTAAQQIMNDYDGEMPTDPKEIGKLKGIGPYTTGAISSMAFGLPEPAVDGNVMRVLSRLFEIDADIAKPGNRKIFEAIIRELIDPYKPGDFNQAFMDLGSSICTPKNYHPELSPIKEFNQSYQNGTWEKYPVKSKKKKAKPVYYIGAIIKNSSGAFLLEKRPGNGLLANMWTFPLIEEELVVQETGIAHGTLTQVDDEERTEQVMEKVMTELENKYQIRPTLMEAPFVEVQHIFSHLKWFIAVYYGQLLIEEPIDIPENCYWVKPSDFDQYVFPGPQTKMWQSYLTKFKNQV
- the ntdP gene encoding nucleoside tri-diphosphate phosphatase, whose translation is MHIPKEGEYITIQSYKHDGSLHRTWRDTMVLKTSDQSLIGVNDHTLVTESDGRRWLTREPAIVYFHKHYWFNIIAMIRDNGVSYYCNLASPYALDEEGLKYIDYDLDIKVFPDGEKRLLDVDEYEDHSIKWNYPDDIDHILKENVKILVDWINEEKGPFSQDYVDIWYKRYQQLSHKQ